The following is a genomic window from Epinephelus moara isolate mb chromosome 17, YSFRI_EMoa_1.0, whole genome shotgun sequence.
TAAATAAAAATTGTGATGTGGTTTATAGCGTGTTCATTCTTTGGTTTCACTGTAACGCCTGTTTACATCCTGTTGTGTCAGCAAATGTGATTGTTGCTGCTGAAGGACGTGCcacaaggccgatatacatggcgacataaccaggtgttgaaatgtttagctgcaggcatcgaagggaaacgaaggcaggtgaattcagaaggtgttaaggataggactttagcaattcagtttgtccgtgagggagagaaatacagaagggataagttagtaaggaggcaagggtgttgccgcctagaaggtgcttgtgactgggaaatgcaagtagatttagggggaaagcttgttgttccccaggaaatagtttgtaccaagcagaggcctgacatagtgttgtggtcagtgagtcaacggatagtttatttcaatgagctgacagttccttgggaagactcagtggaagaagcctatgaNNNNNNNNNNNNNNNNNNNNNNNNNNNNNNNNNNNNNNNNNNNNNNNNNNNNNNNNNNNNNNNNNNNNNNNNNNNNNNNNNNNNNNNNNNNNNNNNNNNNNNNNNNNNNNNNNNNNNNNNNNNNNNNNNNNNNNNNNNNNNNNNNNNNNNNNNNNNNNNNNNNNNNNNNNNNNNNNNNNNNNNNNNNNNNNNNNNNNNNNNNNNNNNNNNNNNNNNNNNNNNNNNNNNNNNNNNNNNNNNNNNNNNNaggggagtgtctctgggacgccagagatcactgtctagcctcctggaggtgtcgtgggaccaactaggtgaaacactggtgaaaggaggttcccacctgatgaccccaaagacatgttagttatcactgctcactggtctgtatagttaagccttgctataatagcttatcatagggcttaggaggttattcactgagtgctgatccttttctagagcacaaacttcttgtatTTGTTTGAATCCTGTCAGGGTCCCTGCTGTAATAATCGgagctgtttttaatgttgGACACAAAGAGACGCTCTGACTCGTCATCTCAAACTGTTTCcatctgtcagtgtttgttgagCTGTTGTGATCGGCCTCCTCagcattaacatttatttacactaATGTAAAGCAGcgtgttgccatgacaacagcaCCATCACTCAGTTTCTCATTGTGAAGTTCCTTGTCATCTTCAAACtagtgtttttattattattttccgctgccatagcaacagtaactgcTGCACGTTGGTATGAAAGGACATAAAATGGCAGATAAGGGAGCAGAGAAGACCACAAAAAAATAACTACTGATACGACACTTAGCtccagagaaaaaaacaacagaaatcagGAGTGTGATTAAACAGAGACTGAAGGAAAGGTGGGGAAGCactgggaggaagagaggaaaggacGTTGGTTTagaattggcttgatttctttaacAAACATGGGATGAAGGCTatgagcaatgaaagaagaaattacccaaaaacacagcaaaaatgagaaaaaagaaaattaaaaacaagaaaatttgttaagaaaaaaacaaaacaagtaaatGAGCTGGAAGGAGtgcttatatttttttttaattaaattaagaatgataataattctgtaacacaattttaaaatgtaagaataatgataattataattatagttttCCCcgtgcttttttaaaaaatacatttctatattaattcattcatgtatttatttatttgcaatatttggacatttttcaccaagttgctcattgctcATTTTTCACCTGTTTCTTTTTTACCCCCCAAAAATCGCACCAGTTTGCTCAGAGTTTAAAGCTTaaatacacaggtcaagaaaagtgatgtttttAAAGGGATGACAGAATTCAAAGGGGATTCAGAGAAATGAGACGTacaagaaggagagaagaaataataatatcaaGACCTGGATTTACTGTTCAAAATATGCAAACATAAAACAGAGATGTGATCACTGAGGGTAAGAAGAGACAGTACAGCCTGTTATGTACTGTCAGAAATATGAAGATGAAAGAAAGCGACTGATTCAAAACCTGAAAAGATATTTTACAGAAGAACTCAGGGAATTAATCTGATTACTATTTATTATCTAAACAAATTATTAGGATTGAGAAGACAtaagttttttgtgttttttaaaaatctatttaattATTAGACATGTCGGTCCACACTCCGcaccagtaggtggcggtaataAAACATGATGTCGTTTGCCAACCGCCAATAAACCTCAAAGAACAAGAATCAGAAAaagttgaagaagaagaagcgaGCCGAGATCAGGAGCAGGACATCAGAGTCCATGagagaagaggagcaggaggagcagtaAAGGAGCGGAATGGAGGAGGACAAACAGAACCCGGAGCCCCGGAGCAACAAGGTCCGGAGAAGACAAGCAGCAGGCTCGTCCTCTGATAGCAGCGATGTTGAGGTGAGTGTTGATGACGTCATGGATAAAAAGGGCTTGACAGCAGCCACACTAAAGACACGAGGAAGAGTCTCGAGGCTCCGTGAATCATCCGCTCATTCTCTGTTTCCACATCACATCTGGAGAAAGGAAATGTATTGTCATCTTTAACTCACTCAGAGTAAAGAAACACTTGAGACGGTCTGTGTTGCAGGGTATTTTCCCGCGCAGTGCGTCGCGTGTTCTCGCGAGAGCTCGCAGAACAAACAATAGGCTCGCTGGagatttaaagaaaatgaacagcagcaaggatgaaatgaaaatgtaagaGACTTAAACATGACTTCATACAGGTCTTTAAGGGACTGATTATTTTTAGATCATATCTTAATGGACGATAAATAATtcttcagttcatttttaaagcaaaatatgGAGGGTTTACAGTTTTTCCATTTGCAATGGTGTATATGATATTTAcccatgataaaaaataaatgctcaaTAGTTTCGGGTTCTCTTGAACAAAATACACATAAGGATTTACTTGAAAATGAAATCTTTGTGGTAAAGTTTCAGCAGCTGGATAAACATTGTTTACAATTCTAAAGTGAACGTCTTTTACTTTTGGTGAAATTGGCCATTTAAGATAATGgaaacatttattaattaaaatgttccCGTTATGGATTATTCTTACTTTTGAAAATCAGAAAAcaatttgcatttcaaaacattaCCAATGACTTTGTTATTACATTTCTTATCACCAACATACACTTCACCAATCTTTATTTCAGGCAACTTAATAACCACATGTGAATATGTAAGAGTGCTTTGTGTCATGTGTTTCAAAGGAAGCGGAATGGCTTTACAAATTGGACTGAACTCTCTGACGGagcattttaaatgaaacttttcTACAAATGAATCACATTGAATAAAATGGCCATGTTCATCCATCAAGTCAACAACATATAACACTTTTTTCTCATAccattcttttttaaacaaggtTTTCTTACTAATTGTAATGGTTCTATTATTCCACAAGGTGGAGCCATGTGGTGTGAAATTATGGGTATATAGGTATGTAGGTTATTTTCCAATCATTCACAAGTTTACCCAGTTCCGCaatagggctgtacccaaatattcggatatttgtttttttatttagtttatttactttttttttttttttacatattttttggtgctaaatgttgtctttttgttgttggtaaatgtaggttatccaTAAAAATCAAgacttttaaaagttaaaaatgtgaaaatatagtatcctACCagctgagcttgtgcgcacggcacgcttgagcacatccgtctgaggctgtggatcaatgccaagttttaccactttatcactattccctctaagtTCTAGCTgtttttttcgttatcttttgaatttaatatgaattatggaactggttttgtcaatgtttgtttcccccattttgtacaataaattattgtttaaagtttcaacaagtttctttttggagtgtgttttgaaaacagccGCGGTTtatcacctgctcaacgcatcagtaccttcggatgccatgacaataatagccaataatgttaaaatatcatttacagaccggtttaacagacgatcactgctgcccgacccgcaggtccatttgcgggtcgacccgcgcatcactactcagctcagtctataaggctgtacacgACAGTAAgcctatagacattatattctattcaggccggcagaaccagcagtgCATCGGCGCTTAACACTGTTTTTAACAttcaaagataaaaaagaaatagataTAATCTATAGACCCCTTTGGCGTTTGTAAACATGATGATGTATTTTTGTGGGCGGAGCGTCGGTGGAGGCAAAAAGAACACGTTAGCCAACGcagtggctagctagctagttttATATCTACTTTAGCAAAGGAAGACGTTTAACATTTTAGCACACAATGGCTCAAGAAAAGGAAAGTTTGTCGGAGTACGTGCGGTCACTCACTGTCCGTTACCGCgagtgtttctttaaaaaattaacATTAACCGATGGGAACAGATTGGCCGACCCGTACTCCTCACTCAATGGATGGACGATGTGACAGGATTACCTACGGTAGAATGGCCAGACATTTACACGTACTTGATAGAGAAACCAAGCGTGTATACTAAAGAGAAACTGAGGGCGTTTCGATCTTTAGATGCCTATAACTTTGTCATTAGTGGTCACGTACAGCACCTGGAATACAAAGATTTAAATGATGAGTTTTGTGTTGTGCGAGCAGAAGTTCTACCTAGCCAGCGGCAAGGCCAGAAGACAACCATGTACCAGGCTTGGGTTATTGTAAATAGAAGAAACAGCTACGTCTTCACGGCGAACTGCACTTGCATGGCTGGGTAAGTAACCTTCATCTCATATCTTAAAGTGTTTGTCACCCATTAAGCTAGCTAACGACACTGCCATTTTGTTATGATATATACCATATGAAACTGCAAAATGTTTAACAACCATTACAGTTAACTACAAATGTTAGCTATGTCTGTGTTGTTAAGAGATTAGCAACATGTCATCGCTCAATTTCATTTTTCTATGTGACATGGCAGCCTAGGGTCTTGTTGCAGCCATGCAGCAGGGATGCTATTTAAGGTGGAGCTGTATGTTAGGATGGGGAGAACAGAGCAGCCAGCAGTCACATCAGGAGTCTGCCTCTGGaaagagacaaggagagaggTCAAACCAGCAAGGCTTAGGGACATCAACTTCCAGAGGCCTACAACAAGCCAGATGACAGCAGCCCCAGCCAAAGTCAGGAGCTTTAGGAGCAGTGCTAGAGGCATGCACCAGTATAGTATCGAACAGTATATAACAAATACTTCATCGACAGAATAAATAGAACACTTGATCTATTTTCATTTCTCTCACATGATTGATCCATTACCACACAAGTACTCTACTGCTCACTTACCTGTTACGTTCACATGATTGCATAATTATTTCATTAGATGCCAATTATCCAAGAGAATGTGTGTTAAATATTGTTGTCTTATTTCCTTTCTCTAGAACTCACAGATGAAGACATCCAAGAACTCCGTGTGATTGCCCCTGAGGCTGCCATTCTCACCAGCATGGAGAACAGCGACACTGACACAGCATCGGAGTCTGGGGATGCTGTGGATCCTGTGGATCCTCCAGAGCTGCCAGAGCCACTCACTGCCATGTACGAGCCCGCACTCAGACAGCAGACACCAGTGGACTTAAGAGAGAAATGTGAGGAGGCCTATCTCAACATGAAAAGACACATCCACCCTGACCAGTGTAAGAGACTGGAAGCCACAACAAAACAGCAGGCAAAGTCCAACGACTGGTACACTCACAGGGCTTGCAGGATTACCAGCACAACATTTTATAGTGTATGTACAGGTGACTACTTATCCAAATCCACCCTGGAGAAAATCATGCACTATAATGACAGCAACATAGAGGTTCCAGCAGTTGTGTGgggaagagagaaggaggaaacaGCTAGGCAGTGCTACAtcaaagaggcaaaaaaaaaacatcaaaatataaagGTTAGCCTCTGTGGTTTTGTGATACGACATGATGAACCACACCTCGGCACATCTCCAGATGGTAAAGTAGAATGTGAGTGTTGTGGGGAAGGGGTTGTGGAAATTAAGTGTCCATATAAGTACAGGAAAGGCCTACAGGATGCCACTGTCAGTGAAGATTTCTGCCTTGACCAAACATTCCATCTAAAGAAGACACGTCCTTATTACCACCAGGTCCAACTCCATATGTTTGTCTGCAATGTCCAGTATTGTGATTTTGTTGTGTGGACAACTCGAGAGCTAGTTGTAAATCGCATCCCAAGAGACGAACAGCTCTTGCAGAAGGCTTTACCTAAGGCAAAACTATGTTATATATCTTGTATTCTGCCAGAACTTCTAATTCATAGCCAAGATCCTACCCTCCAACCACCAGTATTTTGCAAGACATGCGAGAAGCCAAAGTTTGGAAAAATGATTGAGTGTGTTATCTGCAAACACGTCTTCCATTATACTTGTGCACAGGTGAAGAGGAGGCTACAGAATTGGCACTGCAGCCTGTGTAAATGAATACTGTACACCCAATCCATCTGTGTCCATCTTAACAGCTAGACATTTTTATATGAACaaacatgtatgttgatgtttcTATTGTAAAAATACCTTTTACAGCCACTGGAGGGGGAACAGTgccaaaagacaaaataaatgtgaaacatTCAATGTGCTGGCTAAGGTATTATTTCAAGATTGATGTAACAGCCATTGTTGTTATAAACTATGGCTCCTGTATATATTACTTGTAATACATTAACTGACATTGGAATACAGAGACATTTAAAGGAGAGCTATTtgctataaataaaaacaccaaatactgattagattttgggacttttattttatttattttctttcagtgTTCTTCAATTCTAATTGCAAGCAATCACATCACAATTGATATCACAAAAAACATGTCTAAATGAGCGGAGTAGAAAAGCATGTATAGTTCATTGACACAGTTTCATACACAtcacactttttcttttctgggCACTACAGGTTTGTAGAGATTGGTAAGAGCACCACACCCAATGACCATGTCATCCAAGAGACTAACTTGGGAAATTGGAATGACAGAATGCAATATTTTGAAACTCTTCCATCTGCTTATAACTCTCTCTACGTGTATTCTAACACGAGACAGTTGTCTTGATGAATCTACTTCACGAGCAGGTAACTGACTCTTTTCTTTAGTGAAACTTGGTATGCGCAAGGTGGCACCATATGCAGCCAGTTCATGCCCGATCAAAAATCCCCTGTCTGCTAAGATTTCATCTTTTGTCTCCAACAGctgtaaaaatcaaaaaagtGTTATTTGCTTATCTGACACCCTCCCACCCCAGCCTGGGGACAGGAATGAGACTGCCCCTGCAGGCATTATTCCTACCAGATACTTAACTGTGTTATTATGTTTGTAATTAGACCAGGTCTGAGCTCTAGCAGTCAAGTTAGAAGGTCTCTCTATGAAAATCTCTGTACAGTCAATTATACACCGGCATCTCTTGAAATGTCGCCTGAAACTTTTTGGCATATTTTTAAGGACAGCACCCTTAGTTGGCCACTTCATAATAGATTTCAATATGTTTGCCATTACAGGCAACCAGGATCTTAGAATGCTTGATACTGTACTTTCAGAAACTTTGAACCTATATGCACTATCTCTGTTACTGAGTCCCAATCTCAGTTTCATAAGGACCACTAATAAATGATCTTCCAGCGTCAGGGTGAGACTTGTAGTTAGTGTCTGCACACCATctattatttttgtcattaaccAGTTGAACATTACTAATGTTAGCCCTGTGAGAAATAGAAAGTGTACAGCATTGTCTTTGACTGTGGAGAATGAGAAGCGTGATTGCTGAAGCTTCTCTTTTAATCTGGCGTTCTCCTCTCTGAGTCTGTAAAAGTCACTCCTCAAGTTAACATATTCAGTACTGAGTTGCTCATACTTTTGACTGAGACTGTTGTACTCTTCTTGTGGGACCATAGCCTCAGCTTCTTCCACTGGTTCCTCTGGTATCATTGGAACATCTTCACCTGGAAGACATTTGTGAAAACAAAGATAAGTGCGAAAGCAGTCTAATAATACTGCATGACATctgtaaaaaggaaaaaaagtaataataatatacaatacaatacataaaacagaatttaaatgTACTTACCATGGCAAggagcctcctcctcctgctcctctgtcCGAGCTTCCCTTTTCCTTTCCAGCCTTAGAAAAATACAGGGCAAaaaacaattcaattcaattcaatttttttttatttataaagcccaatatcacaaatcacNNNNNNNNNNNNNNNNNNNNNNNNNNNNNNNNNNNNNNNNNNNNNNNNNNNNNNNNNNNNNNNNNNNNNNNNNNNNNNNNNNNNNNNNNNNNNNNNNNNNNNNNNNNNNNNNNNNNNNNNNNNNNNNNNNNNNNNNNNNNNNNNNNNNNNNNNNNNNNNNNNNNNNNNNNNNNNNNNNNNNNNNNNNNNNNNNNNNNNNNNNNNNNNNNNNNNNNNNNNNNNNNNNNNNNNNNNNNNNNNNNNNNNNNNNNNNNNNNNNNNNNNNNNNNNNNNNNNNNNNNNNNNNNNNNNNNNNNNNNNNNNNNNNNNNNNNNNNNNNNNNNNNNNNNNNNNNNNNNNNNNNNNNNNNNNNNNNNNNNNNNNNNNNNNNNNNNNNNNNNNNNNNNNNNNNNNNNNNNNNNNNNNNNNNNNNNNNNNNNNNNNNNNNNNNNNNNNNNNNNNNNNNNNNNNNNNNNNNNNNNNNNNNNNNNNNNNNNNNNNNNNNNNNNNNNNNNNNNNNNCTCACCAAGTTTATCCACTATATACTGTTTACGCAGCCATCTTGTATCTACCTTTGAAAATCCCTTTTGTATGGCGGAAGAGCAAGTCAGGATGAAGTTGGACAAAAAtctaaccagcatgcattgtgctGCAATCActggtgatcgaatctgcgcaggcctgacTCATCTCCAACGAGCCTGAGCTGTTAAAAGTAGCCGAGAGTCGAAATTTAAACCACGCTGTTACAATATGGAGATTGCAGTACAGGGTGATTAGCATGATTTACATGGTTTAATTTCAATACTGGCAGGGACACATATGATGtaccggtttcaaggtatactgtgatatgGAAGTTTACAGTTATCATAGCGTGTACGTTTGCTTATCTGAGATATTGAAAAAACTAGGGGTGCACCGATAGGGATTTTTCTTAACCGCAGGGTTCCTACacaagtatggaaaagtatggaaataaatttgatcaatttccaggtattaaaaagtatggaaaatgaaaaataaagtatggaaaaatatttatgtttccagactattaccactgttctaaaatattgttttctaaaatagaaaattaggtatttccaaaataatttaatcaatccagatcgtgttttatgccgggccaaccacagtttgtgtgagagtaaacgtctcagaaaacatactgcccgttttacctgattgacaagtggtatgtccagtccgctgccccatgaccctcctccagccccccaggtatcaagtttcactccaacactgcaccttcgacaagaaggcgagtttcacgtggttcacaatgggtagatgcaagttttggatggatggcttgacaataccgtatataaatactggttggccaaggattcccaattcacacacagagctagatgcaagctttgtgtgaNNNNNNNNNNNNNNNNNNNNNNNNNNNNNNNNNNNNNNNNNNNNNNNNNNNNNNNNNNNNNNNNNNNNNNNNNNNNNNNNNNNNNNNNNNNNNNNNNNNNNNNNNNNNNNNNNNNNNNNNNNNNNNNNNNNNNNNNNNNNNNNNNNNNNNNNNNNNNNNNNNNNNNNNNNNNNNNNNNNNNNNNNNNNNNNNNNNNNNNNNNTTTCAGCAGCTGGATAAACATTGTTTACAATTCTAAAGTGAACGTCTTTTACTTTTGGTGAAATTGGCCATTTAAGATAATGgaaacatttattaattaaaatgttccCGTTATGGATTATTCTTACTTTTGAAAATCAGAAAAcaatttgcatttcaaaacacacacacagagctagatgcaagctttgtgtgaaatcatCTGACATtgccaacatgggggagaaggctattctgagccacatgaaaggaaaaaacaccaacgtctcgttactgcatctcttgcacccagagtcccaacctttttgcctcagcccagacgttgaacttacctgagtttttgagtatgatacactgatatatttactcagatgttgCATATtctctgggggaaaaaaaggctgaGAAGTCTGGAAtttagggtatggaaaagtatggaattttgaaattccaaatgtgtaggaaccctgtaacCGATACTGATAACtgataaattcacatttttgtattttaaaagaagtgtATAACTTGTAGTTAATGTTCACCTGAGGGTCAGAAAGGCTGATTTAATATTCCACAGCTCTGACCGAACCAAATCAGCCTGACTtcatttgacacattttaatcagtattaaatgtaacgttaacgttaagacagaggatgaggatgaggatgaggatgatgatgatgaaacccagtgttactgtgtaattctctgtataaactacactgcagagtggagACAAAGACTGACAGCTGATGAACATCAACATCAGCAGCTCTGCCTTACATCTGCTGGATCACATGTTTATATCGTCACGCCCAGGCGCCGTCTCAACGTCCCATCATACACCAGCTTACAGCTACTGTTGATTCATCTCACACATGAACActcagctcagacacacacacacagtcagagaggtAACGATACAAATAATGTCTAACTGTAGCACCACATGGCGAGCGGTTATTAATACGTTTAACTACAGAGACGAGCCTTTTAAAAgctcggtgttggatgttagccgctgctgctaattagctcgtgctaacactctggagacagtccttcagtgctgtgtctaTAAAGCGGGATATATAACCTGTTCACCGGTTCCAGGGAGTTTGTTGATCTGGGGGTTGT
Proteins encoded in this region:
- the LOC126404346 gene encoding uncharacterized protein LOC126404346; translation: MENSDTDTASESGDAVDPVDPPELPEPLTAMYEPALRQQTPVDLREKCEEAYLNMKRHIHPDQCKRLEATTKQQAKSNDWYTHRACRITSTTFYSVCTGDYLSKSTLEKIMHYNDSNIEVPAVVWGREKEETARQCYIKEAKKKHQNIKVSLCGFVIRHDEPHLGTSPDGKVECECCGEGVVEIKCPYKYRKGLQDATVSEDFCLDQTFHLKKTRPYYHQVQLHMFVCNVQYCDFVVWTTRELVVNRIPRDEQLLQKALPKAKLCYISCILPELLIHSQDPTLQPPVFCKTCEKPKFGKMIECVICKHVFHYTCAQVKRRLQNWHCSLCK